CCGAAATCaaatcgaagaatttgcgctcgtcTACAAATCATCGCAAGAAATTTGAGAGATCACATCTCGATTTGTTGTTTTTTGAAgtattttaagtctatttttatttaaaattgaaaatatttgttgttttggagaaattaaCGTTTGTGTTTTGCTGAAATATCGgtttcacttcgcgaattcgatcagtgacttcacgattttaaatagtaactatatgagttaTATAGTAACTTTATGGTTTAAAGATGTACTATGTGATTTTTAGAGTTTCTATGTGATTTTAACCATAACATTTTCTATTGTATGTTATAATGATTTATCGAttagttttattttctctctcttctctctcatggTGTGGTGCACGTTAAGGTTACCTTGCTAACGTACGCCACTCTTGAAAATGGCGAGGAAGAAGAAAACGCAGAAGCTTGAGATTGCTCAAGTTAATGAGGaagcttcttctcttcttcatcAAGAAGTTTCGAGGCCTAAGAACCAGAACCAACTCAGAAAACAAATACCCATTCCTGATGAACCTCGGGTTAGTGCAGGTCTGGTGACACCAGTTATGCTGCCTCATTCTGACCATGTGCCGTCGTCGATGGAACGTCTAGACACCTTTCAAGCTTATCAGGACTCGGCTGGTTGGTCGCAGTCAGTGCGCACTGATGTAAATCGACCGCCATCGCTGGTTGAAGCTTTGGAAGAGTTTTATGAAGATAGCCATCAAATGGTGGTGGGAAAGGATAGGGTGGACCTGCTGGTGAGAAGTGTTAATGCTGCACTAAAGGAGATGCACCATCAGAGTGCGATGAAGGAGAACTCAGGTGTAGATCCAGCCCAGAAAACAGAGGATGTCCGTACAGAAACAGAGTGTGGGATGAATGGTGCGCAGCCAGCTCAACGGCGACTGGATATGGAACCAAAACCATGGGTGAGTCTATTCAAAGGTAGTACACTCCCTTCTAAAGGTTTTGCGTTGAATTTTATTGCTCCCAAAGTCTGTGATGGTACACCCATAGCTGTACTTGATAAGCATGAGATCCAAAAAATGAATGATCTATGGGGAAATGCAGTTGTCATGTATGTGGTTGGGGAAAAGCCATCGATTGGTGCTATTTTGAGATTCATTGCAAAAGAATGGCATCAAGTTGGTAAACCTCAGATTTTCCTCCATGATGAGGGCTATTTTGTAATCAGATTCCAGTCAAAGAAGGACAAGGAATCAGTTCTGGTGGCTGGTCCTCATATGTTCTTTGGCAAATCTATGATTGTTAAACCTTGGACAGCAAGTTTTAATTTCCAGGAGGAAATATTGAGGGTAGTTCCAGTGTGGGTTAGGTTGCCTAACTTACCTCTGAGCTGTTGGGGGGGTGATTCATTGAGCAGAATAGGGAGCTTGCTTGGAGATCCTCTATTTGCTGATGAATGTACTTCTAAGCAGCAGAGAATATCATTTGCTAGAATTCTCATTGAGGTGGATGTAACTGGTGACTTGCCTAAATCTGTGCAGATTCAGGACCCTATGGGTAACATTGTTAAACAGGTGGTTGAGTTTGAATGGCTGCCACCTTATTGCCAGAAATGTAAAATTGTGGGACATGACTGTACACAGACAAGAGTCAATACCACAAGGTTTAGGCCAGTTGATGTTCAGAGAAAGAAGGTTGTAAAGGTGTGGAAACCTAAAGCAGTGCAGCCAACTGTTGCACCAAAAACTACTGATGAATTGACTACTAATGATGTTGTACAAGAGGATGATGGGGAGAATGGAGAGTTATCTGTTTATGATAAGCCTTTTACTCCAATTGCTCCAGTTCTTGATGAAGGGTGGAGAGTTGTTTCAAGGAGAAGAAGAGATATTAGAACTCCAGCTCAGACTGTGGGGCTTGCTGAGGTCCATTTGAATGGGGAGGAATTGGTTGCTGGTAGTGATGGAGTGGAATTCCCAACTGATCCACCATGAACATTAGTACCTGGAATGTGAGGGGATTGAATGATCCCATTAAAGTAGTTGAAATAAAGAAGTTTTTAGCTAGTAATAACATTAGTGTTGTAGCTTTGTTAGAAACTAAAGTTCAGGAGAAGAATAGTAGTAAAATCCAGAAGAAAATAGGGGTTGGGTGGCAGTGGATAATGAATTATGAGCATTCTCCTAGGGGAAGGATATGGATTGGTTGGAAGCATGCCTTGGTGTCAGTTCAACTTATCCAAAAAACTGAATTTTGTGTTCACTGTCATGTTGCTACAAAGAATGGCTTGTTTGATACTATCTTTTCAGCTGTGTATGGTTTGCACTCTGTTGATACTAGAAGACCTATGTGGAGAGAGATCATTACTTTCAGTAGTACTGTTAATTGTCCTTGGCTAGTTATGGGGGATTTCAATGCAGTTTTATTAGCTGCTGATAGAGTAAATGGCAATGCAGTTACTGAAGGAGAAACTAAAGACTTTGATAGCTGTATGGATACTGCAGGATTGGCTGAACTTAAAAGTTGTGGGATTTACTATTCTTGGAGCAATAAGGGGCAAGGTAACTTGAGAATCTGTTCCAGAATAGATAGGGCCATTGCTAATGCATTGTGGCATTCTAAGTTTGTTGATGCTGTGGTGGATTATTTACCTCCAGGAATTTCTGATCACTCACCTCTGGTTATGTCTTATAATATCCAACTAGGAGGAGGGAGTAGaccctttaaattttttaactATATGGCTGATCATGTTCTTTTTCTTGATGTGGTTAAAAAGGGATGGGATGTGTCCTGTCCAAGGGGTGGATCCATGTTCAAGGTTTGGACTAAGCTGAAAGCAGTAAAGCAAGGATTGAAGGAGCTACATCACAAAGATTTTGCTAAGCTGGATGAGAGAATTGAGGGGTTAAGGGCTGATTTGGGTCAAATTCAGATTCAGTTAGCATCTTGCCCTACTGATAGCAATGTGCAGCAAAGTGAGAGGGAGTGTAGTGAGACTCTTAAGAAATTCTTGTATATTCAGGAGAGTGCATATAGACAGAAAGCAAGAATTTAGTGGCTGCAAGTAGGAGATTCTAATTCTAAGTTCTTTTTCAGTGCAATGAAGGAGAGGATACCTAGGAATAACATTGATATTTTGTATGATGATTCTGGGAAGAAGCTTAGCACTACTCAGGAAATTCAGGAAGAAGTTAGCTCTTTCTAT
This Spinacia oleracea cultivar Varoflay chromosome 6, BTI_SOV_V1, whole genome shotgun sequence DNA region includes the following protein-coding sequences:
- the LOC110804000 gene encoding uncharacterized protein; this translates as MNISTWNVRGLNDPIKVVEIKKFLASNNISVVALLETKVQEKNSSKIQKKIGVGWQWIMNYEHSPRGRIWIGWKHALVSVQLIQKTEFCVHCHVATKNGLFDTIFSAVYGLHSVDTRRPMWREIITFSSTVNCPWLVMGDFNAVLLAADRVNGNAVTEGETKDFDSCMDTAGLAELKSCGIYYSWSNKGQGNLRICSRIDRAIANALWHSKFVDAVVDYLPPGISDHSPLVMSYNIQLGGGSRPFKFFNYMADHVLFLDVVKKGWDVSCPRGGSMFKVWTKLKAVKQGLKELHHKDFAKLDERIEGLRADLGQIQIQLASCPTDSNVQQSERECSETLKKFLYIQESAYRQKARI